The Ahaetulla prasina isolate Xishuangbanna chromosome 3, ASM2864084v1, whole genome shotgun sequence genome window below encodes:
- the SERPINC1 gene encoding antithrombin-III has product MQFLILFFFCLCSTGTTKPHSVQDICTAKPKDIPVNPVCIYRNPEKKLQEEADQERIPISTNPRVWELSKANSRFAVLLYKNLTNARDENENFFMSPISISTAFAMTKLGACGRTLQQLMTVFQFDTISEKTSDQIHFFFAKLNCRLYKKVNKSSELVSANRLFGEKSLKFNETYQNISEVVYGAKLWPLNFKEKPELSRAIINDWVANKTEKRITNVIPEGVINEFTVMILVNTIYFKGHWKSKFPLENTKVEPFFRATAEPCQVLTMYQEMRFRYASIASGKVQVLELPYQGDDITMVFILPYLNTPLAQVEQQLTAEKLESWFRALKEISLSVHLPRFQIESSFSLKEKLQEMGLRDLFSPERASLPGIVEDPQAGLYVSEAFHKAFLEVNEEGSEAAASTTVVISGRSFPLNKVVFNANRPFIVLIREVAINALLFLGKVADPCS; this is encoded by the exons ATGCAGTTCCTGATActgtttttcttctgtttgtGCTCTACTGGCACCACAAAGCCCCACTCAGTACAAGATATATGTACTGCCAAGCCAAAAGATATCCCTGTAAATCCAGTCTGCATTTATCGTAACCCTGAGAAAAAGTTGCAAGAGGAGGCGGATCAAGAGAGAATCCCAATTTCTACCAACCCTCGTGTCTGGGAGTTGTCCAAGGCTAACTCCCGTTTTGCTGTCCTCTTATACAAGAATTTAACCAATGCCAGGGATGAAAATGAAAATTTCTTTATGTCACCAATCAGTATTTCTACCGCCTTCGCCATGACCAAGTTGGGTGCTTGTGGCAGAACTCTTCAGCAGCTAATGACG gtttttcagtttgataccatttcagaaaaaacatctGATCAAatccacttcttctttgccaaattGAACTGTCGACTGTACAAGAAAGTCAACAAATCCTCTGAGTTGGTATCAGCCAATCGCCTTTTTGGAGAAAAATCTCTCAAATTCAATGAAACCTACCAGAATATTAGCGAGGTGGTTTACGGAGCTAAACTTTGGCCTTTGAACTTCAAG GAGAAGCCAGAATTATCCAGAGCAATCATCAATGATTGGGTGGCAAATAAAACTGAGAAGCGTATAACAAATGTGATCCCAGAAGGAGTCATCAATGAATTCACGGTTATGATATTAGTCAACACAATTTACTTCAAA GGTCACTGGAAATCCAAATTCCCTCTTGAAAACACAAAGGTGGAGCCCTTTTTTAGAGCCACTGCTGAGCCTTGCCAGGTGCTTACAATGTATCAAGAAATGAGATTCCGTTATGCTTCCATTGCAAGTGGCAAAGTCCAGGTGTTGGAGCTTCCTTACCAAGGGGACGATATTACAATGGTCTTTATCCTACCTTATCTGAACACACCTTTGGCCCAAGTGGAGCAGCAGCTGACTGCAGAGAAACTGGAAAGCTGGTTCCGTGCCTTGAAAGAGATCTCCCTCTCAGTGCATTTGCCCCGTTTCCAGATAGAAAGCAGCTTCAGCCTGAAGGAGAAACTCCAAGAAATGGGATTGAGGGATCTTTTCAGCCCTGAACGGGCCAGTCTGCCAG GCATAGTTGAAGATCCTCAAGCGGGCCTCTATGTTTCTGAAGCATTTCACAAAGCCTTCCTCGAA GTAAATGAAGAAGGCAGCGAAGCAGCCGCTTCCACCACAGTTGTAATTTCCGGTCGCTCATTTCCTTTGAACAAAGTTGTCTTCAATGCCAACAGACCTTTTATAGTACTCATTAGGGAAGTGGCTATAAACGCCCTCCTTTTCTTGGGCAAAGTGGCTGATCCCTGTTCCTAA